One stretch of Acholeplasma laidlawii PG-8A DNA includes these proteins:
- the glgB gene encoding 1,4-alpha-glucan branching protein GlgB, translating into MAFTESHANLYLLGKNYLAHQFLGAHLNKDDDGNIISTTFTVYAPNAKEVRLIADFNNYEGWKHVLTKIHPQGFWSITIPKDLEWATYKYEIHLKNGKISHKSDPFGYFSEVRPSNASKVYDIDGYHWKDHDWFKNKKKVYDQPMLIYEVHLGSWQRNNGQFRPYNEVVKDLIDHVKYNGFTHIELMPVYEHPLDDSWGYQGTGFFAATSRFGSPKDLMYLIDQCHQHGIGIIMDWVLGHINKDDFGLFNFDGTYLYEYEDTFKRENITWGTANLDFNKGITKSFMMSALTFWMDYFHVDGFRIDAVSHLFYYLGDESNGINEEAIAFLKEISAHVFSKDETFILSAEDSTAFPLVTKPTFLGGIGFNYKWNMGFMNDVLSYFKLDPIYRKHNHDKLTFGLVYAFNEQFILPFSHDEVVHLKGSLVSKMPGSYEQKFAHYRNLMTFYMTHPGKKLLFMGQEFAQIAEWDFKKELDWNLLKFPIHDAFNRYFRDLAHVYKHHDALYQKDHDPSGFKWLIVDHKDTSVFAYARYSDNEVLVMVHNLTPNYYQSYEVGVPFEGTYEEILNSNKDIYNGTNLYNGLPLKTYKEPRNGQPYHLKVQLSGLTSIIFKYKK; encoded by the coding sequence TTGGCATTTACAGAATCTCATGCAAATTTATATCTATTAGGCAAGAACTATTTAGCACATCAGTTTTTAGGTGCACACCTGAATAAGGATGATGATGGCAACATCATATCTACTACATTTACTGTTTATGCACCCAACGCAAAAGAAGTTAGACTTATTGCAGATTTCAACAATTACGAAGGCTGGAAGCATGTTCTAACTAAAATTCATCCACAAGGATTTTGGTCCATTACAATACCCAAAGACCTTGAATGGGCAACTTATAAATATGAGATTCATCTAAAGAATGGAAAGATCTCACATAAATCAGATCCGTTTGGATACTTTTCTGAAGTAAGACCATCAAACGCATCTAAAGTTTATGATATTGATGGGTATCATTGGAAGGATCATGACTGGTTTAAAAACAAGAAAAAAGTCTATGATCAACCAATGCTTATCTATGAAGTGCATCTTGGCTCTTGGCAAAGAAATAATGGTCAATTTAGACCGTATAATGAAGTGGTTAAAGATTTAATTGACCATGTAAAATACAACGGATTTACCCATATTGAACTCATGCCAGTCTATGAACATCCACTGGATGACTCATGGGGGTATCAAGGTACTGGTTTTTTTGCGGCAACTTCTAGATTTGGGTCACCAAAAGATTTAATGTATTTAATCGATCAGTGTCATCAACATGGTATTGGTATCATCATGGACTGGGTTTTAGGACATATTAATAAAGATGACTTTGGTTTATTTAATTTTGATGGCACTTATCTTTATGAATATGAGGATACCTTTAAAAGAGAAAACATAACATGGGGTACTGCGAATCTAGACTTCAATAAAGGTATTACTAAAAGTTTTATGATGTCTGCCCTTACTTTTTGGATGGATTACTTCCATGTTGATGGATTTAGAATTGATGCTGTATCTCACCTGTTTTATTATCTAGGTGATGAGTCCAATGGTATCAATGAAGAAGCTATTGCATTTTTAAAAGAAATTTCAGCACATGTATTTAGTAAGGATGAAACCTTCATCCTATCTGCAGAAGACTCAACGGCATTTCCACTCGTTACCAAACCAACCTTTCTTGGTGGTATTGGGTTCAACTATAAATGGAATATGGGCTTTATGAATGATGTCTTATCTTACTTTAAACTTGATCCGATATACAGGAAACATAACCATGATAAACTAACTTTTGGCTTAGTTTACGCATTTAATGAACAATTTATTTTACCCTTTAGCCATGATGAGGTCGTACACCTAAAAGGTTCCTTAGTCAGTAAAATGCCGGGAAGTTATGAACAAAAGTTTGCGCATTATAGAAACCTTATGACATTCTATATGACACACCCGGGTAAAAAGTTACTATTTATGGGTCAGGAATTTGCACAAATTGCTGAATGGGATTTTAAAAAGGAACTTGACTGGAACTTATTAAAGTTTCCGATACATGACGCTTTTAATAGATACTTTAGGGATTTAGCACATGTGTATAAACACCATGATGCACTTTATCAAAAAGATCATGATCCGTCAGGATTTAAATGGTTAATCGTGGATCATAAAGACACATCTGTCTTTGCTTATGCAAGATACTCGGATAACGAAGTACTTGTCATGGTTCATAATCTAACTCCAAACTATTATCAAAGCTATGAAGTTGGTGTACCTTTTGAAGGAACATATGAGGAAATATTAAATTCCAACAAAGACATTTATAATGGAACAAACTTATACAACGGCTTACCACTTAAAACCTACAAAGAACCAAGAAATGGTCAACCATATCATCTCAAGGTACAACTTTCAGGGTTAACGAGTATTATCTTTAAATATAAAAAATGA
- a CDS encoding glycogen/starch/alpha-glucan phosphorylase, which produces MDNVFINKEIFKGAYILMLKNLFNKRIETATLYEKYAALASLLDKQLENDYEATTEYVEKNNLKKTIYFSMEFLMGRLITSNLMNSGYADVVKAAFDDFGYDLNEIELAETDAGLGNGGLGRLAACFLDSAASLSLPFYGNSLRYKKGFFVQRFENDKQREYPDPWLDKPFYWEERKEQEAIHIPYFGYVKDTKLIDPVWVKAVPYDVKVVGAGNGVITHLRLWSAEKSELHPYHDEEYLKMVSKITESLYPDDSTEAGKTLRLQQQYLFSAAGIKSVILEHKRLGRDIKDLHKYYVFQVNDTHPTLIIPELMRILMDEENLGYDESWDIVTQSVAYTNHTILSEALEKWNIKIFRNLLPRAFEIVQEMNRRFKIVLEEAKVPQEKIYQMQLIGANNVRMANICIYGSFSVNGVAALHTDILKNIELNDFYKLYPSKFNNKTNGITHRRWLLHINHELTDILDNLLGSKAWHKDLSLIKGLEQFKDDLKVQKMIKDMKLSKKRALIQKIKKDTGILLDENAIFDIQIKRLHEYKRQLLNILNIIYTYQRLKTDMEFKKNFHPQNFIFGAKAAPSYVMAKGIIELINKTSHVINNDTDTNKLLKVVFVENYNVTYAEYLFPAADLSEQISTASKEASGTGNMKFMLNGAVTIGTMDGANVEIVKEAGMENNIIFGLSSDEVNSIYKNNGYKPRQIYDEDPRLQSIFDFIRGLTINPTHFDFILQNLLTSDYFLVLKDFDSYVKAQERANQLYKDQKQWWHMVIMNIANAGFFTSDRTIAQYNQDIWQLEEIKK; this is translated from the coding sequence ATGGACAACGTATTTATTAACAAAGAGATTTTTAAGGGTGCATATATACTCATGCTAAAGAATCTATTCAATAAAAGAATAGAAACAGCAACATTATATGAAAAGTATGCAGCATTAGCTTCATTACTTGATAAACAACTAGAGAATGACTACGAAGCAACTACGGAATATGTAGAGAAAAACAATCTAAAGAAAACTATTTATTTTTCAATGGAGTTCTTAATGGGTCGTTTGATCACATCTAACCTCATGAACTCAGGTTATGCGGATGTTGTAAAAGCAGCATTTGATGATTTTGGATATGATTTAAATGAAATTGAACTTGCAGAAACAGATGCAGGACTTGGTAATGGAGGATTAGGTCGATTAGCGGCTTGTTTCCTTGATTCAGCAGCATCATTATCATTACCTTTTTATGGTAATTCACTAAGATATAAAAAAGGATTCTTTGTTCAAAGATTCGAAAACGACAAACAAAGAGAATATCCAGACCCTTGGTTAGATAAACCATTTTATTGGGAAGAAAGAAAAGAACAAGAAGCTATCCACATTCCATATTTTGGTTATGTAAAAGATACTAAATTAATTGATCCTGTATGGGTTAAAGCTGTACCTTATGATGTTAAAGTTGTTGGTGCTGGTAATGGTGTAATTACGCATCTTAGATTATGGTCAGCTGAAAAGAGTGAATTACATCCATATCATGATGAAGAATATCTAAAAATGGTTTCTAAAATCACTGAATCATTATACCCAGATGACTCTACTGAAGCGGGGAAAACATTAAGATTACAACAACAATACCTATTCTCAGCAGCAGGTATTAAATCAGTTATTTTAGAGCATAAACGTTTAGGTCGTGATATTAAAGACTTACATAAATATTATGTATTCCAAGTAAATGACACCCACCCAACATTAATTATTCCTGAATTAATGCGTATCTTAATGGATGAAGAAAACTTAGGTTATGATGAATCATGGGATATTGTGACACAATCAGTAGCATATACAAACCATACAATTTTATCTGAAGCATTAGAAAAATGGAATATTAAGATCTTTAGAAACTTATTACCTAGAGCATTTGAGATCGTTCAAGAAATGAACCGTCGTTTCAAAATTGTTTTAGAAGAAGCTAAAGTACCACAAGAAAAAATATATCAAATGCAATTAATTGGTGCTAACAATGTACGTATGGCAAATATTTGTATCTACGGATCGTTTTCAGTGAACGGTGTTGCTGCATTACATACTGATATTTTAAAGAACATTGAACTTAATGACTTCTATAAATTATATCCATCTAAATTTAATAATAAGACTAACGGCATTACCCACCGTAGATGGTTATTACATATCAACCATGAATTAACTGATATACTTGATAACTTATTAGGCAGCAAAGCATGGCATAAAGACTTAAGTTTAATTAAAGGACTAGAACAATTTAAAGATGATCTAAAAGTCCAAAAAATGATTAAAGACATGAAGTTATCTAAGAAACGTGCACTCATTCAAAAGATCAAAAAAGATACAGGTATACTTCTTGATGAAAATGCTATTTTTGACATTCAAATCAAACGTCTACACGAGTATAAACGTCAATTACTAAATATCTTGAATATTATTTATACATATCAAAGACTAAAAACAGACATGGAATTCAAAAAGAATTTCCATCCACAAAACTTTATCTTTGGTGCTAAAGCAGCACCTTCATATGTGATGGCTAAAGGTATTATTGAATTAATTAATAAAACGAGCCATGTCATAAATAATGATACCGATACAAACAAGTTACTTAAAGTTGTCTTTGTAGAAAACTATAATGTAACTTATGCTGAATACTTATTTCCAGCTGCAGATTTATCTGAACAAATTTCTACTGCATCTAAAGAAGCAAGTGGAACAGGTAATATGAAGTTCATGCTAAATGGTGCTGTAACCATTGGTACAATGGACGGTGCAAACGTAGAAATTGTTAAAGAAGCAGGTATGGAAAATAACATCATCTTTGGTTTATCCTCAGATGAGGTAAATAGCATCTATAAAAACAACGGATACAAACCTAGACAAATTTATGATGAGGATCCAAGATTACAATCTATATTTGATTTTATTAGAGGATTAACGATTAATCCGACACACTTTGACTTTATCTTACAAAACCTATTAACATCTGACTACTTCCTAGTATTAAAGGATTTTGATAGTTACGTTAAAGCACAAGAAAGAGCAAATCAATTATATAAAGACCAAAAACAATGGTGGCATATGGTTATCATGAATATTGCAAATGCTGGCTTCTTTACATCTGATCGTACGATTGCACAATACAATCAAGACATCTGGCAACTAGAAGAAATCAAAAAATAA
- a CDS encoding LLM class flavin-dependent oxidoreductase, with protein sequence MKPYTLGMITFLESGIDEKSGKVSHKERLDRAIEEIVLADKVGLDYYGIGEHHRSDYAASSPQIILAAAAKLTNRIHLGSAVTVLSSSDPVRIYEDFATLDVLSNGRAEIMAGRGSFIESFPLFGYDLDDYQTLFTEKLDMLLEIRKNERITWKGGKHTPKLDNVGIYPRSIQEKLKVSIAVGGTQSSVVRAAKLGLPMIIAVLGGSPLRFKPLVDLYKHFYHESGHNPDDMEIGIAIHGLITDKDPNDLVERYFLPHHATFTKLGEERGWNVGHKKEYLSKVIDGPLFIGHVDDIEKRILEVFEGLGVNRFLLQTPGSLMPHEDVLKTIELYGNRIIPNIKKKLNKA encoded by the coding sequence ATGAAACCATATACATTAGGCATGATCACTTTTTTAGAAAGTGGCATCGATGAAAAAAGTGGGAAAGTATCTCACAAAGAACGTTTAGACCGTGCAATTGAAGAGATTGTTTTAGCTGATAAGGTTGGTCTTGATTATTATGGTATTGGTGAGCATCATAGATCAGACTATGCTGCATCAAGTCCCCAAATCATATTGGCTGCAGCAGCAAAACTTACTAACCGCATTCATTTGGGTAGTGCTGTAACCGTCTTATCTAGTTCAGACCCAGTTCGAATTTATGAGGATTTTGCAACCCTTGACGTATTAAGTAATGGGCGAGCTGAAATTATGGCAGGTAGAGGTTCGTTTATTGAGTCCTTCCCACTATTTGGTTATGATCTAGATGACTATCAAACACTATTTACTGAAAAACTGGATATGTTACTTGAAATCAGAAAAAATGAACGTATTACTTGGAAAGGTGGAAAGCACACCCCCAAATTAGATAATGTAGGTATATACCCTAGAAGTATCCAAGAAAAGTTAAAGGTAAGTATTGCTGTAGGTGGTACACAATCAAGTGTAGTACGTGCTGCTAAATTGGGGTTACCAATGATTATTGCTGTACTTGGTGGTTCTCCACTTAGGTTTAAACCATTAGTTGATCTCTATAAACATTTCTACCATGAATCAGGTCATAATCCTGATGATATGGAAATAGGTATTGCTATTCATGGTCTTATCACAGATAAAGATCCAAATGATCTTGTTGAACGTTATTTCTTACCACACCATGCAACCTTTACTAAATTAGGTGAAGAGCGAGGTTGGAACGTAGGTCATAAAAAAGAATACTTAAGTAAAGTAATAGATGGACCACTTTTTATAGGTCATGTAGATGATATTGAAAAACGTATTTTAGAAGTCTTTGAAGGTCTTGGTGTCAACAGATTTTTACTGCAAACACCAGGTTCATTAATGCCACATGAAGATGTCTTAAAAACAATTGAACTTTATGGAAACAGAATTATACCAAATATTAAGAAAAAATTAAATAAAGCTTAA